The following proteins come from a genomic window of Rutidosis leptorrhynchoides isolate AG116_Rl617_1_P2 chromosome 10, CSIRO_AGI_Rlap_v1, whole genome shotgun sequence:
- the LOC139871526 gene encoding probable beta-D-xylosidase 2, protein MTTTTTTLTRHLLIFLIISVFSQAGNARRSFACDPSNAAVKGFAFCNVKLPIGDRVKDLLSRLTLKEKLGLLVDNATAVPRLEMDEYEWWSEALHGVSNVGPGTRFGGEFPGATAFPQVITTAASFNTSLWEEIGRVVSDEARAMYNGGYGGLTYWSPNINIFRDPRWGRGQETPGEDPIVAGEYAARYVRGLQGNLPGDRLKVAACCKHYTAYDLDNWSGTDRFHFNAKVSKQEMVDTFEVPFRQCVMQGKVASVMCSYNQVNGIPTCADPRLLRDTIRGAWRLNGYIVSDCDSVGVFYDKQHYTTTPEEAAADAIKAGLDLDCGPFLAIHTQGAVDRGLLRESDIDSALVNTLTVQMRLGMFDGDSSAQIFGNLGPKDVCTPANQELALQAARQGIVLLKNHGPSLPLSPRRHRTVAVIGPNSDVTVTMIGNYAGIACGYTTPLQGIARYTKTIHQPGCSNVKCRNAHLFGDAIGAARQADATVLVMGLDQSIEAEFIDRNGLLLPGYQQELVSKVAKASKGPVILVLMSGGPIDVSFAEHDPRVSAIVWVGYPGQAGGTAIADVLFGTHNPGGKLPMTWYKQDYLSKVPMTTMDMRSNQARGYPGRTYRFYKGPVVYSFGHGLSYSNFIHTLVSAPTIFQVPVDGRHKNTTAATETVRVTHAKCGGLSIILQVDVKNAGSKDGSHTMLVYSTPPVGHWGPHKQLVAFSKVHVSAGTQLRVPIKIHVCKFLSVVDRSGIRRIPMGQHNLHIGDVKHVLSIQSTPLGVIKS, encoded by the exons AGACAATGCAACCGCGGTCCCTCGGTTAGAAATGGATGAGTATGAGTGGTGGTCCGAAGCACTTCATGGTGTTTCGAATGTTGGTCCGGGTACTAGGTTCGGTGGTGAGTTCCCTGGTGCAACGGCGTTCCCTCAAGTCATTACAACTGCCGCTTCGTTCAATACTTCCTTGTGGGAAGAGATCGGACGG GTGGTGTCTGATGAAGCCAGAGCAATGTACAATGGAGGTTATGGAGGATTAACATATTGGAGCCCAAACATTAACATATTTAGGGACCCGAGGTGGGGCCGGGGTCAAGAGACACCCGGTGAAGACCCGATAGTAGCCGGAGAATATGCTGCCCGATACGTTAGGGGGTTACAAGGTAACCTCCCTGGTGATCGATTAAAAGTGGCTGCTTGTTGCAAACACTACACTGCTTATGATCTTGATAATTGGAGTGGAACTGATCGCTTCCATTTTAACGCTAAG GTGAGCAAGCAAGAAATGGTGGATACATTTGAAGTACCATTTAGACAATGTGTTATGCAAGGGAAAGTAGCAAGTGTCATGTGTTCTTATAATCAAGTCAATGGCATTCCTACTTGTGCTGACCCTAGACTTCTTCGTGACACTATTCGTGGCGCTTGGCGTCTCAATGG GTACATTGTCTCGGATTGTGACTCGGTTGGAGTGTTTTACGACAAGCAACACTATACCACGACTCCTGAAGAAGCTGCTGCAGATGCTATTAAAGCAG GTTTGGATTTGGACTGTGGCCCGTTTCTAGCGATCCACACACAAGGTGCGGTTGATCGAGGTCTACTAAGGGAGAGTGACATCGATAGCGCGTTAGTTAACACACTTACGGTTCAAATGAGATTAGGAATGTTTGATGGTGACTCATCGGCCCAAATCTTTGGTAATCTTGGCCCAAAAGATGTATGCACCCCGGCTAACCAAGAGCTCGCCCTTCAAGCAGCTAGGCAGGGGATTGTTCTTCTCAAAAACCACGGCCCGTCACTACCTTTATCACCAAGGCGCCACCGAACAGTAGCTGTTATCGGGCCTAATTCAGATGTGACCGTAACAATGATTGGAAACTATGCAGGTATCGCGTGTGGATATACAACTCCACTTCAAGGAATAGCAAGATACACAAAGACAATTCACCAGCCCGGTTGCTCGAATGTAAAATGTAGAAACGCGCACCTTTTTGGTGATGCGATCGGTGCAGCCCGCCAAGCGGATGCAACCGTTTTGGTAATGGGTTTGGATCAGTCAATTGAGGCAGAGTTTATAGACAGAAATGGGCTGCTTTTACCTGGGTATCAACAAGAACTTGTATCTAAAGTTGCTAAAGCCTCAAAAGGGCCCGTTATACTAGTGTTGATGTCAGGCGGGCCTATTGATGTGTCTTTCGCTGAGCATGATCCTCGGGTCAGTGCTATCGTTTGGGTCGGTTACCCGGGCCAAGCTGGCGGTACCGCCATTGCTGACGTGTTGTTTGGAACACATAATCCAG GAGGAAAGTTACCAATGACATGGTACAAACAAGATTATTTATCAAAAGTACCAATGACAACAATGGACATGCGATCGAACCAAGCAAGGGGTTACCCGGGCCGAACCTATCGCTTCTACAAAGGGCCCGTTGTCTACTCTTTTGGACACGGGCTCAGCTACTCAAATTTCATCCACACGCTCGTTAGTGCACCCACAATATTCCAAGTTCCAGTAGACGGGCGCCACAAAAATACAACTGCAGCCACAGAGACAGTAAGGGTGACACACGCTAAATGTGGCGGGCTGTCTATCATTCTACAAGTGGACGTTAAGAACGCAGGTTCTAAAGACGGGTCACACACAATGCTCGTGTACTCAACCCCACCAGTTGGTCACTGGGGCCCACATAAACAGTTGGTAGCGTTTTCGAAGGTGCACGTGTCAGCAGGGACACAACTCAGGGTGCCTATAAAGATTCATGTGTGCAAGTTTTTAAGTGTTGTTGATAGATCTGGAATTAGAAGAATTCCAATGGgtcaacataatcttcatattgGTGATGTGAAACATGTTCTTTCTATTCAGTCAACTCCATTAGGGGTTATTAAATCCTAA